A stretch of Ipomoea triloba cultivar NCNSP0323 chromosome 13, ASM357664v1 DNA encodes these proteins:
- the LOC116002600 gene encoding protein disulfide-isomerase 5-2 — MLPPAIFVFSCLLLSPAISATEPPKFTVDGTVLELDESNFDAAISTFDYIFVDFYAPWCGHCKRLAPELDKAAAILAEMKQPIVIAKVNADKHRRLGSKYDIDGYPTLKMFVHGVPTDFNGPRKSDLLVKFLKKYAAPDVTVLDSDSAVGDFIEKAGTFFPIFIGFGLNQSVISDLAIQYKKKAWFSVAKDFSDETMSLYDFDKVPALLALQPNFNEQSIFYGPFEEKFLEDYIKQSLLPLVLPINHDTLRLLKDDKRKIVLTIMEDETDEKSKGLIKNLKAAASANHDLVFAFVGFKQWEEFAESFDVNKKTPLPKMIVWDGDEEYFTVIGSETIGEDDQRSHITQFVGGYREGSVIQKQIKGPSFMGFIHSMIGVGSVTIIVFVVGVVMIIQSLKEEPLRVGTRDQTDSASYSASEPEARETQRAGEKED; from the exons ATGCTTCCACCGGCGATCTTCGTCTTCTCCTGCTTACTCCTATCGCCGGCGATCTCGGCCACGGAGCCACCTAAGTTCACCGTTGATGGGACGGTATTGGAGCTGGATGAATCTAACTTCGACGCCGCCATATCGACGTTTGATTATATCTTCGTTGATTTCTACGCCCCCTGGTGTGGCCACTGCAAGCGTCTCGCTCCCGAG CTGGACAAAGCTGCTGCCATCCTGGCTGAAATGAAGCAGCCTATAGTGATTGCAAAAGTTAATGCTGACAAACACAGACGTCTCGGTTCTAAATATGACATCGA TGGATATCCCACATTGAAGATGTTTGTGCATGGAGTTCCTACAGATTTTAATGGACCACGAAAATCAGATTTGCTTGTTAAATTTTTGAAGAAATATGCTGCACCTGATGTGACTGTTCTTGACTCTGACTCCGCCGTTGGTGACTTCATTGAAAAGGCTGGCACTTTTTTCCCTATATTCATAGGCTTTGGCTTGAACCAATCTGTCATATCAGATTTAGCTATCCAATATAAGAAAAAGGCATGGTTTTCTGTGGCAAAAGATTTCTCAGATGAAACCATGTCTTTATATGATTTTGATAAGGTTCCTGCTTTGCTAGCCCTTCAACCGAACTTCAATGAACAGAGCATTTTCTATGGCCCCTTTGAAG AGAAATTCCTTGAGGATTACATAAAACAGAGTTTGTTGCCTCTGGTTTTGCCAATAAATCATGATACATTAAGGTTGTTGAAGGATGATAAGAGAAAAATTGTCCTCACGATCATGGAGGATGAAACAGATGAGAAGTCTAAGGGATTAATTAAAAACTTGAAGGCTGCTGCATCTGCAAACCATGATTTGGTATTTGCTTTTGTTGGATTCAAGCAATGGGAAGAATTTGCTGAGTCATTTGATGTTAATAAGAAAACTCCACTGCCAAAAATGATTGTCTGGGATGGAGATGAGGAATACTTTACT GTCATTGGCTCAGAGACCATTGGCGAAGATGATCAGCGTTCCCATATCACACAATTTGTTGGAGGGTATAGGGAAGGAAGTGTAATacagaaacaaattaaagggcCTTCATTTATGGGATTTATACACTCGATGATTGGGGTTGGATCGGTTACCATTATTGTGTTTGTGGTTGGTGTGGTGATGATCATTCAATCTCTAAAGGAGGAACCCTTGAGGGTTGGCACAAGAGACCAGACAGATAGTGCAAGCTACTCCGCCTCGGAGCCAGAAGCTAGAGAAACACAGCGCGCGGGAGAGAAGGAAGACTAA
- the LOC116001002 gene encoding DNA repair protein XRCC2 homolog, translating to MSARDWIETDETAKQYLSRVLTERPFVPLPPPIHRLPLRAGNIVEIVGPSPSAKTQILIQASINCILPKEWKGVHYGGLERPVMFIDLDCRFDVLSLSGSLKQRILKANGKSMQCLKEADAEYDKELFAESMRRFLYIRCYDSIQFLATLKTMHHQLQMAKEAHGVGAYLMVIDSIGAFHWMDRASAFMPQGSSNRKSLSLQSVSETVVQEIRKILLVHPMLVLSTKAVSLEDKYASNEVVRNVGKWPAQNSLDSTSVRSRANILPFREYMPSVWQSFVSHRMLVRPSGDSDENQNQLTYITEWLLPALKLSEKFIFNDDGVFAIDQVHLNVK from the exons ATGTCGGCGAGAGATTGGATCGAAACGGATGAAACTGCAAAGCAGTACCTGTCTAGGGTTCTAACAGAGCGACCATTCGTGCCTCTCCCGCCTCCTATTCACCGCCTTCCTCTCCGCGCCGGCAACATCGTCGAGATCGTCGGCCCTTCTCCTTCCGCCAAAACCCAAATCCTTATACAG GCTTCAATAAATTGCATTCTGCCCAAGGAATGGAAGGGTGTGCATTATGGAGGTTTGGAGCGCCCAGTGATGTTCATCGACTTGGATTGCCGTTTCGATGTTTTGAGCCTCTCAGGTTCACTGAAGCAGCGCATACTTAAAGCCAATG GAAAGAGTATGCAATGCTTAAAGGAGGCAGATGCAGAATATGACAAAGAATTATTTGCAGAAAGCATGAGACGGTTCTTGTACATCCGTTGCTATGATAGTATCCAGTTTCTGGCTACACTTAAG ACAATGCACCACCAGCTACAAATGGCAAAAGAGGCACATGGCGTTGGTGCTTATTTAATGGTGATTGACAG TATTGGAGCTTTTCACTGGATGGATCGTGCTTCTGCATTTATGCCACAAGGGAGCAGCAACAG GAAAAGTCTCTCTCTTCAAAGTGTATCAGAAACTGTGGTTCAGGAGATTCGGAAGATTCTGTTGGTTCATCCAATGCTTGTCCTAAGTACCAAAGCAGTTAGTTTAGAGGATAAGTATGCATCAAATGAAGTTGTAAG GAATGTGGGGAAGTGGCCCGCTCAAAATTCCTTGGACTCTACAAGTGTTAGGAGCAGGGCAAATATTCTACCATTTCGTGAGTATATGCCTTCAGTCTGGCAG TCCTTTGTTTCTCACAGAATGCTTGTGCGCCCTTCAG GTGATAGtgatgagaatcaaaatcagcTCACTTATATTACAGAGTGGCTGTTGCCAGCACTGAAGTTATcagaaaaatttattttcaatgat GATGGTGTTTTTGCTATAGATCAAGTGCATCTGAATGTAAAATGA